From one Verrucomicrobiia bacterium genomic stretch:
- a CDS encoding response regulator — protein sequence MKILIVDDNALALRVMYNHLLKDGHEIITAGCGSDCLQILLGPNPPGVAVLDWMMPDMDGLEVCRRVRQEQKLTRTYILMTTCMQSKEDLIQALDAGADAYLFKPYDSAVFRAHVRAGLRIAEYQEKLRQTTPPPCYPLTEMSESAPAPTPGPAQATARALEV from the coding sequence ATGAAGATTTTAATCGTGGACGACAACGCGCTGGCCTTGCGCGTGATGTACAACCACCTCCTCAAGGACGGCCATGAAATCATCACGGCCGGTTGTGGCTCAGACTGCCTCCAAATCCTCCTTGGCCCCAACCCCCCGGGCGTGGCCGTGCTCGATTGGATGATGCCCGACATGGACGGCTTGGAAGTGTGCCGCCGGGTGCGCCAGGAGCAAAAACTCACCCGCACCTATATTTTGATGACTACCTGCATGCAATCCAAGGAAGACTTGATCCAGGCATTGGATGCAGGCGCAGATGCCTATCTCTTCAAACCCTATGATTCGGCCGTCTTTCGGGCGCATGTGCGCGCCGGCCTGCGCATCGCCGAGTACCAGGAAAAACTCCGGCAAACCACCCCGCCGCCCTGCTACCCCTTGACCGAGATGAGCGAATCCGCCCCGGCCCCAACGCCCGGCCCGGCCCAGGCCACCGCCCGCGCCCTCGAAGTTTAA